Proteins co-encoded in one Acidobacteriota bacterium genomic window:
- a CDS encoding PAS domain-containing protein, whose translation MLTSSPPKKDASNSALAAPAEDNSNELRFISELGRSLLFTVHPKKVANRVAGAILNGVDAVTCVFVAELDSIGLITCEMGRDGECEDGLLRREKFEKWLSFMPPQVGYSETDAAEFMIAGQEHASEYISPLHINGEIRGAIIVGFETAEEFSERKTRLIEAATTMAAMSVNLSAHYELALHNSINEAREEHRKFTESVLDALPVSLYVVDRDYRIVTWNRHREVGAQGIPRDIAIGRNVFDVLEKYPQGRVKEEFERAFRTGRIERIEQQTVADDGSTRHWMVSKVPMKNADNGDVTHVITVGEDVTMRVEAVQAVNRAEKLAAVGRLAAGVVHEINNPLATIAACAEALEQRIDEGAFEMSESADDLTEYLGLIKSEAFRCKTITTDLLDFSRIRAGERTPIDVGDVVRSTANLISHQKRGEGISQRVDIESDLPYVSADGGQIQQAVIALATNAIDAMTEGGILTFRAFTKGSRVVIEVEDTGSGIAQEDMSKIFEPFFTTKEVGKGTGLGLAVCYGIVSEHGGRISVRSTVNKGTTFSIFLPVAR comes from the coding sequence ATGCTGACATCTTCGCCGCCGAAAAAAGACGCGAGCAATTCTGCCTTGGCAGCGCCTGCGGAAGATAACTCTAATGAACTTAGGTTCATATCGGAGTTAGGGCGGAGCCTGCTCTTTACGGTGCACCCCAAAAAAGTCGCGAACCGCGTCGCGGGCGCCATACTCAATGGAGTAGATGCGGTGACGTGCGTGTTTGTTGCCGAGCTTGACAGCATCGGCTTGATCACCTGTGAAATGGGCCGCGATGGCGAGTGTGAGGATGGTTTGCTGCGACGCGAGAAGTTTGAAAAGTGGCTGAGTTTTATGCCGCCGCAGGTTGGGTATTCTGAGACCGACGCAGCGGAATTCATGATCGCGGGCCAGGAACATGCGAGTGAATATATCTCACCGCTTCACATTAACGGCGAAATACGCGGAGCGATCATCGTCGGATTTGAGACTGCGGAGGAATTTTCGGAACGCAAAACACGCCTGATCGAGGCCGCTACCACGATGGCCGCGATGAGCGTGAATCTGTCGGCTCATTACGAACTCGCGCTGCACAATTCGATCAACGAGGCTCGCGAGGAACATCGCAAGTTTACGGAATCTGTGCTCGACGCATTGCCGGTTTCGCTTTACGTCGTCGACCGCGATTACCGCATCGTCACCTGGAACCGCCACCGCGAGGTCGGCGCTCAGGGAATACCGCGTGATATCGCGATCGGCAGGAACGTTTTTGACGTACTTGAAAAATACCCGCAGGGACGCGTTAAAGAGGAATTTGAACGCGCTTTCCGCACCGGCAGGATCGAACGCATCGAGCAGCAAACAGTCGCGGACGACGGTTCGACGCGGCATTGGATGGTCAGCAAAGTCCCGATGAAAAACGCCGACAACGGCGACGTCACGCACGTGATCACGGTCGGCGAAGACGTCACAATGCGTGTCGAGGCCGTGCAGGCCGTCAACCGTGCCGAAAAACTCGCCGCGGTCGGCCGTCTCGCCGCTGGTGTTGTTCACGAAATAAACAATCCGCTCGCCACGATCGCCGCCTGTGCCGAAGCTTTGGAACAGCGCATCGACGAAGGTGCTTTCGAAATGTCGGAATCTGCCGACGACCTGACCGAGTATCTCGGCTTGATCAAAAGCGAGGCGTTTCGCTGCAAGACGATCACGACCGACCTTCTCGATTTTAGCCGCATCCGCGCGGGCGAACGTACGCCGATCGATGTGGGCGACGTCGTCCGCTCGACGGCGAATCTTATTTCTCACCAAAAACGCGGCGAAGGCATTTCGCAGCGAGTCGATATCGAATCCGACCTGCCGTACGTTTCAGCCGACGGCGGCCAGATACAGCAAGCCGTGATCGCCCTCGCGACGAACGCGATCGACGCGATGACGGAGGGCGGAATTCTCACATTCCGAGCCTTCACAAAGGGCAGCCGCGTCGTCATCGAGGTCGAAGACACCGGTTCCGGCATTGCGCAGGAAGACATGTCGAAGATCTTTGAACCCTTCTTCACAACCAAAGAGGTCGGAAAAGGCACGGGTCTCGGCCTCGCGGTCTGCTACGGCATTGTTTCCGAACACGGCGGACGCATCAGCGTTCGTTCGACGGTTAACAAGGGCACAACCTTCAGCATCTTCCTTCCAGTGGCCAGATAG